AAGTCAATTCAGGCAACATTGTGGCAGCTAGATCATTCTTGGATTAAAACTGTTGATGAGTTTGTGGCCCGGTAAACGCAATATAACAAGGGGACACAAAGGTGTCAGCGACGGCAACATGCTCCCTTGCTACGCTTCGGGTTACAATTGCTGCCAACTAACTTGGCGCTGGCCCTCGCCTCGTTACAAACTCATGCAAGATGCATTTCACAGGACGATTGCCATTATTCAGCTCGCCTGTGAAGTTCCACCCAGAGCTCTCGATCGACCGAATCGCTGTGTATTGTCACCGAGCCATCAAGCTGGAGGGTAGTAACGGATGCGCTGTGCATGCTGCGAGCGCTGGATGCGAAGTTGCCGGCTACAATCCCGCTCGCGCAAGGCATTCGGAGGCGTCCAAGTTCCTGGCTGGTTGGGTCAAGAAGGAGTTGCGTGCATGAAACGACGGCATCGGGGAATTCCTGGGCATTTGGACCATACCGATTTCCTGCAGTCATACTCGCGCCACACATTCCCAGAGCCCAGGTACCTCGCGGATCAATCGCGTTGATCCCTGAACGCACTTCATCGACAGCAATTACCTGTGAGAGTCCCCGAGTGCATTCCGAGAATCGAACCGACCGGTTCACACCGCCAATTCCACTTCCGATGAGAGTCGAACCACGATTTAAGAGATCGAGGTTGTCGATTGTAAAACCGTCTTCACATTTTGCTGTTCCATTCAGGCAGATTCTATTGGGGCCGACGTTCATCGCATAATTGCCGCGGGCATAGAAATGTCCCGGATTGCCACGCAGGGCGCCTCGATCATACATGCTTGTGGAAAATGGATCGGAGGGGCATAACAACGCTGAAAGTCTGGTGCTTCGCACAAATTCATTCTCACGCGAATCAATCGGGAAGTTGACTTCCATTTGCTGGATGAGTGTAGCCTGTTCGAGCATTGGCAGTATTGAAATCAACCAATTTGTATACAGTCGGTCCGGCTCATTTCCAGGCGACACCCCAATCGCCACGCGATCGATTGTCCCCAGTGGCATCACCCCGGCGCCGAGGACTTCACCTCGTCCGCTCCAGACAGACGCTGGTGGTAGCAGTCGATAGATGTCGTGGTAGTTATGTAGTGCGATTCCAATCTGTTTCAAGTTGTTGCGACATTGGGCAAGCCTTGCTGCTTCACGAGCTTGCTGAACGGCTGGTAGCAGCAAAGCAACCATGATGGCGATCAATGCGGCTACAGTTAATAACTCAATAAGTGTGAACCCCGCTCTTCGTAATCGCATCAATGAATTACGATGATGCATATTCATAGTTGCCTTTCGTCAACAATCGCAGATACCAGTGTATTCTGATACGTTTGGGATATACCTGGCTCCGGACCGAGTAAACACACGTTGTCTCCACTCGGATCAATAACACGACTTCCAAACCATACTGAACACACAATTTGCCATTTTTTGGTTTCGATTGCGCGGTATCGAATGGCCCGAATCTGACGATCGATGACCTCGGCGAAGTTGAACGTCTCACCATCACAGATTAAGTAGAAAACGACCTCTGGATCGGACGTGTGAAACGCATCCATTGAGGTTAAAAACGATTCATTACAGATTGATATCGACGCGATCACCGTCCGTCCAGCTTTTCGTATTGAATTTTGGCATCATCAATGATGATTAAGTTAGGGTGTTCCCAGCTCGCCCGAAGCTCATCGGCGACCTTCCACGATTCATCCAACGGCGGATTGCCTCCCTGAACGGGACCAACCTTTGCTTGCAGTGCTATTCATTTTGATCGTCGCTTACGAACGAACACAATGAGCCCGACGCCTATTACCAGCAACAGTACCCAGTACAACCGTGTTGTTCTTCGAAAAGCCGGCTCTGACAGCCCGTAATGTGACAACGTGAAAATGGCCGGGTCGGGGGGAATCGCGGACGGCGTGATATGCGTGACGCGATTCTGTATCACACCAGAATGGTCGACGTTCTTATAGGAAACAGCAAATGCACTCGCGGGGTCATTCGGGGATTGGTACTCAAAATCAGCCGTCCATTTTGTGCTAGTGCGAGACCCCGTAACTGCACTGCATTGGACAACCCTGGGGAATGGTTCTGCCTCAAAAAGAATCGACGCATCATAGAACGTTGATTTTCGATTGTCAGAGATATCCAGTTCGAACATAAGTTTATACCGCTTCGCCGCAGCGTCGGTACTGACGGTCGCTGAATGCAGCACCAAGCCTGGATGAGAGAGTACTTCGGTGATGGGAACTCGTTCAAACACTGCGGCAGCACGGGTGTACATAATCGCCGCGTATCGGTCGCGGTTGATCACGGCCTCCGTTTTTGAGTCGCCTATCCGGTCCGCCAGCATCTGGATAAGATATGGTTGATCACCGGACTGTCGCGAAAGGATGAAAGCGTATCGCTCATTGCAAGCCGTTACCCTTTCAACGCCCTCAGCATCAGTGCTGAAGTGGAGCAGACATTCTCCCAATTCAGCCGCCTGAATCTCAAATGTAACCGCTTGCCCAGGTGGCGTGCCCCAATCAATATATTGCTGAACCTGATCCTTCGGAACAGATTCTAAGGTTTCGCTAAGTGATCCTTTAACCGGCGGAGACGGCAGTTTGGACGCCCAAGCAAGGATCAGGGTGCGCACCATCTCCGGATCTGCCTCCTCGCAGACGCCACATGTGGGCAGAAACAGGAAGCATGAGGAAATCATTATCGTTGAGATTCGCAATGCAACAACTCCTAAAATGGGCGGTTGCGGCAGACTAGCCACCAACCGCAGGTACTTTCGTTATTTGCACCCGCAAGACAACTGAGTAAGCGCCCGGCGAACAGCATTCTAATGGTCTGAGCAGGTTTATCGTTCGAGTTCTTTACGTTCAGCGATGGTCCAGCGGTGTTGTAGGTGGGAGAAGAGCCAGGCGTGTGGCAGCAGGGACTCGAGAGGGGCTCCGAGCGGAAGCTGGATCAGGACACCGTTGAGCCATGTCCATGGTTCCACGCAGTTGGCTTTGCAACTGGCGCGGCACGACGGCCCGCCTGATGGCTGCCGACGAACATCCAGCTTTTGCGGCCGATCGCGACGGGCCGCATGGCTCGTTCGGACGCGTTGTTGGCAATCGATAAGTCGCCGTCGTCGAGGTAGCGAGAAATTCAAGCAAGCCCGCGCCGCCTGAATCGTAACGTCCCGAGCCCTCCGAGCCCTGACAGTACCGTCAACATGGACGGCTCGGGCACTGCGGCCGCTCCGAAGCGAAAGTTGTCGACTGCGTTGTAGTCCGGCATGTTGAAGGTGATCGACGTCAGCGAAGTCGTCGATGTCACGCCGATGAAGTCGATTGAATTAGTACCACGGATCGAGCTAGCCGGAAAACTGAAGAAAGTGGCGTTGACGGCAGCCATGAGAAAACTGCTGACCATTCTCAACACGCTCATTCGTACAGATCAGGTGTGGATTGATCAACGTGCCAATGAAGCCACCTGAACAAAAGAATCCATGATCAACTCGCCCAGGAATGTGAAGGCACCGAACCACTGACTAAGCCTCGCAAAATTGCGTCCCGGCAGAGCATTATTCCGTTTCGTCAGATACCAAATTGGCACGGAGAGCATTTCGTTCAACGTAACGGATCACGGTCAACGGGTGGTCATCATCTTGAACGGGAAACGTCTTGAAACGCCCCTGGTAAAGATGGCCGGTTCCTTCCGTGTGACGATGAGCGTGCCAACGCATCGTATGAGTGTGCGTCAGCCACTGAAGGAACTCGGACAATTCCGAGTCGGTCGTGGGACGAACCACGAAATGCCAGTGATCGGGCATGATCAGATAAGAAAAAATGGGAAGGGGAACGCGGGTGACCGCTTCTTCCAGGACACGCTCAAACGCTTCATAGTCTTCCGGCTTCTCAAACAGCGTCAAGCGAGCAACAGCACGATTCAAAACGTGAAAGCAAACACCGGACGGGCAGATTCGAGGTCGACGTGGCATTCAGACATCTTAACCACGACTCGATCCCCGTCAATATTGAGCTGCGTCCCCTTTTCTTGCTCACTATTGGCTGCGTCCCCTGTTCTCTTCCGTATTGTCTCGCTTCAATCTCTCTTTACATGAAGGACAAATACCATGCACGAACTCAATATACGGCACAAACGATCTCTCTCTGAGCGGCTGTCTGCAAATGCTGCATGTGTGTTGACCATTCCTTAGGTCACGTCGATTTTTGTCAATATAATCACCCAGTCGAAATCCAAAGTAAGCTGACAATGGGGATAAGCAAATAGCGAGCGCAAAACTGTTCGACATTGCTATATGAGAAAACGTCCAGATTCCACAAAAGGCAGGACCGTGAAAGCGCATTCCGCGTAAGAATTGTGATGGATCAAGTGCACAAACAGCAAGAATCAGGACCGGGGCGAAGGCCAACAATACCTCTGAGGTAGAAAACATCCTCGAAATACTCCGATTCTACAAGAGTGCCGAACAGGCTTTGAGTGTCCTTTTTCCACCGGGAGACTCTGAGACTGCGACATCCCCCATCCGCGCAATGAATCCTTGCATAACTGTTGTAAGTGCGATATCTGGGTTGCCGTATGGACTCGCAAGTATCAGATCAGACACACAATCCAGTGCTGTCGCAGTCCATGACGAAAACGACGACATACCACCGGAACATCCAATTGTGGCACTTGTCAAGATGTCGCAAACGCCGCAGTGTAGCAAACCGACAAACAACGCAGTCCACCGGGCCGTTGGGAGCATGTCCATCATTTCTGCAAACCCACAGGCGCATTGTATAAAATCCTTGTTGCCCTGCGGTACCTGGTGCTCCCAGTAATGGCAAAGTACGGAATCCGTTCCATCACATCCTGCCCGACAACCGAGCAACAGCGCGATTCAAAACGTGAAAGCAAACACCGGACGGGCAGATTCGAGGTCGACGTGGCAACTACACATATCAACCACGACTCGATCCCTGTCGAGAATGAGCTGCGTCCCCTTGTTTCTCCTAGCCCGACGCCGCAAACTAAAAAGTAACCCACCAGTGAAAGCCAAATGGTTCTGGTGGACGGTTACTTAGCTCCGGGAATCCAATCCCATATTTCTTTCCACACATCAATTGGTACCGTACTTCCACCACTCCAGTCACGGAATGGCTTTGCAGGAATTGGCTCGAGAACTTCGATGTTGAACTCAGAGACTCGAACCATCCAGGTAACAAATTCGCGGTGTAGGGAAGCAGGATCGGTATCAGCCTCACTGGTATACCCAGCGAATCGCCGCAAAACGATCAAGTTCCGCGCATGCCACCAATAGTCAGGAGATGCGATCCTATCAGCTGCGCATTGCTTGTAATGAGAATACGCCGATTTGCTCAACAGTTGCATAGAGGCCAGGAAATAAATATATCGATCCAGGCGATCCGGGTGCTCTATAAAGAGTCGAGATTGGCATTCAGCAACTAGCAATTGGCGACTTCGATAGTCATCATCTTGAGTATTGAGCAATCCACCACCGATCAATCCGGCATTTGCAGAACGCTGAGGTACTGCATAGCGTCCGAGTCCCAAGAGTATTCCCAAGTCTACGTTTTCGTTGCCGCGACCAAATTCGCTCATCAGCAAGAAGATCAGTTTGCGAGAGCTTGGATGTCTGAATAGTGGCGATATGGCATCCTGACAATCAACCACTGCAGCGATCCAGAGGTCTTGCGCTAGTTCCCCTGGCAAAAAATCGGGCAAAGTTGATAAGCTAATCTTATCGAACTGGTCCAGCACAGACCGCACAATTAACCAATCTGCATCAACACTTACTTCGTCTCCGCTGCAAATCCCCGAAAAGAACATAATGATCAGCATTGTCAAGTAGGCACGCAGAGTTGACATTTCAAATCCTCAAAAGATCAGGATCAGTTTCCAAGATGCTTTCCGCATTTCCATTTGCAGTGAACGACCAGAATGCTGAGTTCCCACAGCAACAGCTGTCGCCTTTACATTTATAATCACAGAATCCAACAACGCTCCAGTCCGTTACGACAGGTGACCAAACACCGGTCTCCGTGGCACAGACGAGAAACTCGCAAGTGGCACTTTGCTTCGCTTTTCGCCCCTGCTGGGCTTTTGTTTTAGCTTGGTAGTCGATAGTGACAACCAAACAGTTTCCGTTGCCTCTGAAAACAGCATTGTCAACGATGCTCTTCAGCAGACCCTTTTTTACACCAAGCCTTATGTTGCCTTTGGGGTCGGATCCTTGTCAAGAATGAGCTGCGTCCCCTTTTCTCGCCGCGCATCGACGCTGATGCTG
This region of Planctomycetaceae bacterium genomic DNA includes:
- a CDS encoding transposase, with the translated sequence MPRRPRICPSGVCFHVLNRAVARLTLFEKPEDYEAFERVLEEAVTRVPLPIFSYLIMPDHWHFVVRPTTDSELSEFLQWLTHTHTMRWHAHRHTEGTGHLYQGRFKTFPVQDDDHPLTVIRYVERNALRANLVSDETE
- a CDS encoding DUF1559 domain-containing protein encodes the protein MRLRRAGFTLIELLTVAALIAIMVALLLPAVQQAREAARLAQCRNNLKQIGIALHNYHDIYRLLPPASVWSGRGEVLGAGVMPLGTIDRVAIGVSPGNEPDRLYTNWLISILPMLEQATLIQQMEVNFPIDSRENEFVRSTRLSALLCPSDPFSTSMYDRGALRGNPGHFYARGNYAMNVGPNRICLNGTAKCEDGFTIDNLDLLNRGSTLIGSGIGGVNRSVRFSECTRGLSQVIAVDEVRSGINAIDPRGTWALGMCGASMTAGNRYGPNAQEFPDAVVSCTQLLLDPTSQELGRLRMPCASGIVAGNFASSARSMHSASVTTLQLDGSVTIHSDSVDRELWVELHRRAE